A genome region from Chiroxiphia lanceolata isolate bChiLan1 chromosome 5, bChiLan1.pri, whole genome shotgun sequence includes the following:
- the CNOT4 gene encoding CCR4-NOT transcription complex subunit 4 isoform X1, whose amino-acid sequence MSRSPDAKEDPVECPLCMEPLEIDDINFFPCTCGYQICRFCWHRIRTDENGLCPACRKPYPEDPAVYKPLSQEELQRIKNEKKQKQNERKQKISENRKHLASVRVVQKNLVFVVGLSQRLADPEVLKRPEYFGKFGKIHKVVINNSTSYAGSQGPSASAYVTYIRSEDALRAIQCVNNVVVDGRTLKASLGTTKYCSYFLKNMQCPKPDCMYLHELGDEAASFTKEEMQAGKHQEYEQKLLQELYKLNPNFLQLSTGTVDKNKNKVTALQRYDAPNNNNKDAWPSLQSSSKSANGLTMEHRKTPPILENGTDPEHMTPDGADSDFGPIDKPSDSLSIGNGDSSQQITNSDTPSPPPGLTKPNPVIPISSSNHSARSPFEGAVTESQSLFSDNFRHPNPIPSGLPPFPSSPQTSSDWPTAPEPQSLFTSETIPVSSSTDWQAAFGFGSSKQQEDDLGFDPFDITRKALADLIEKELSVQDQPSLSPTSLQNPTPHTTTAKGPGSGFLHPAAPTNANSLSSTFPVMPQRFPQFQQHRAVYNSFSFPGQAARYPWMAFPRNSIMHLNHTANPTSNSNFLDLNLPPQHSTGLGGIPISDNSSSVESLNMKEWQDGLRALLPNININFGGLPNASSPSNANHSVPTSNTATTDSLNWDSPGSWMDPAIITGIPASTGNSLDTLQDDNPPHWLKSLQALTEVDGPSAAPSQTHHSNPFGTQIPLHRASWNPYSPPSNPTSFHSPPPGFQTAFRPPSKTPTDLLQSSALDRH is encoded by the exons CCTTACCCAGAAGACCCAGCAGTGTACAAACCACTCTCccaggaagagctgcagaggaTAAAAAAcgaaaagaaacagaaacaaaatgagaggaaacagAAGATATCAGAGAATCGCAAACATTTGGCCAGTGTACGGGTTGTACAGAAGAACCTTGTCTTTGTGGTAGGGCTATCTCAGCGCCTAGCAGATCCAGAG gTGTTGAAACGACCAGAATATTTTGGGAAGTTTGGTAAAATACACAAAGTTGTCATTAATAACAGCACGTCATATGCAGGCTCACAG GGTCCAAGTGCCAGTGCATATGTAACCTACATCCGGTCAGAAGATGCCCTCAGAGCCATACAGTGTGTCAATAATGTGGTGGTAGACGGCAGAACACTTAAg gcaTCGTTAGGTACAACAAAATATTGcagttattttctaaaaaatatgCAGTGTCCAAAACCAGACTGCATGTATCTACATGAACTAGGCGATGAAGCAGCCAGTttcacaaaagaagaaatgcag GCGGGTAAGCACCAGGAATATGAACAGAAACTACTGCAAGAATTATACAAACTAAACCCCAACTTTCTCCAGTTATCTACGGGTACAGTTGACAAGAACAAGAACAAAgtgacagcactgcagaggtATGATGC ACCCAACAATAATAACAAAGATGCCTGGCCATCATTACAGAGTTCAAGTAAATCAGCCAACGGTTTAACAATGGAACACAGGAAAACGCCTCCCATATTAGAAAATGGCACAGACCCAGAACACATGACTCCAGATGGTGCAGACTCAGATTTCGG CCCTATCGATAAACCTTCAGATTCCCTCAGTATAGGAAATGGTGACAGCTCTCAGCAG ATAACAAACAGTGACACACCTTCACCACCTCCTGGTTTAACAAAACCCAATCCAGTTATACCCATCAGTTCATCTAATCACAGTGCACGGTCTCCTTTTGAAGGGGCTGTAACAGAATCACAGTCACTCTTCTCTGACAACTTCCGGCACCCTAATCCCATCCCTAGTGGGCTTCCTCCATTCCCCAGCTCTCCACAGACTTCAAGTGACTGGCCCACAGCACCAGAACCACAGAGCCTCTTCACATCAG AAACTATACCAGTATCCTCCTCCACAGACTGGCAAGcagcttttgggtttggttCCTCCAAACAGCAAGAGGACGACTTAGGGTTTGACCCCTTTGACATCACCCGCAAAGCCTTAGCAGACCTGATTGAGAAGGAACTGTCAGTCCAAGACCAACCTTCCCTTTCGCCCACATCTCTTCAGAACCCTACCCCACACACTACAACTGCCAAAGGGCCAGGCTCTGGATTCCTGCATCCTGCTGCACCCACAAATGCCAACTCTCTCAGTAGCACCTTTCCAGTCATGCCACAGAGGTTCCCACAGTTTCAGCAACATCGAGCAGTTTACAACTCCTTCAGTTTTCCAGGCCAAGCAGCTCGCTATCCTTGGATGGCCTTCCCACGCAATAGCATCATGCACTTGAACCACACAGCAAATCCCACCTCAAATAGTAATTTCTTGGACTTGAATCTCCCACCACAACACAGCACAGGTCTGGGAGGGATCCCTATATCAG ACAACAGCAGTTCTGTAGAGAGTTTAAATATGAAGGAATGGCAGGACGGGCTAAGGGCACTTCTACCGAACATTAACATCAACTTTGGTGGACTGCCCAATGCTTCTTCCCCCTCCAACGCCAACCACAGTGTACCAACGTCCAACACTGCCACCACCGACAGCCTGAATTGGgacagccctggcagctggaTGGACCCCGCAATCATCACAG GTATCCCAGCCTCCACAGGAAACAGTTTAGACACCCTTCAAGATGACAATCCTCCACATTGGCTAAAATCTCTTCAGGCCCTCACAGAGGTGGACGGCCCCAGTGCAGCGCCATCACAGACGCACCACAGTAACCCCTTCGGCACACAGATCCCTCTGCACAGAGCCAGTTGGAATCCCTACTCTCCTCCTTCAAACCCCACCAGCTTCCATTCCCCACCTCCAGGCTTTCAGACAGCCTTCAGACCCCCCAGTAAAACCCCCACAGATCTACTACAGAGCTCAGCGCTGGATCGTCAttag
- the CNOT4 gene encoding CCR4-NOT transcription complex subunit 4 isoform X7, with the protein MSRSPDAKEDPVECPLCMEPLEIDDINFFPCTCGYQICRFCWHRIRTDENGLCPACRKPYPEDPAVYKPLSQEELQRIKNEKKQKQNERKQKISENRKHLASVRVVQKNLVFVVGLSQRLADPEVLKRPEYFGKFGKIHKVVINNSTSYAGSQGPSASAYVTYIRSEDALRAIQCVNNVVVDGRTLKASLGTTKYCSYFLKNMQCPKPDCMYLHELGDEAASFTKEEMQAGKHQEYEQKLLQELYKLNPNFLQLSTGTVDKNKNKVTALQSPIDKPSDSLSIGNGDSSQQITNSDTPSPPPGLTKPNPVIPISSSNHSARSPFEGAVTESQSLFSDNFRHPNPIPSGLPPFPSSPQTSSDWPTAPEPQSLFTSETIPVSSSTDWQAAFGFGSSKQQEDDLGFDPFDITRKALADLIEKELSVQDQPSLSPTSLQNPTPHTTTAKGPGSGFLHPAAPTNANSLSSTFPVMPQRFPQFQQHRAVYNSFSFPGQAARYPWMAFPRNSIMHLNHTANPTSNSNFLDLNLPPQHSTGLGGIPISGIPASTGNSLDTLQDDNPPHWLKSLQALTEVDGPSAAPSQTHHSNPFGTQIPLHRASWNPYSPPSNPTSFHSPPPGFQTAFRPPSKTPTDLLQSSALDRH; encoded by the exons CCTTACCCAGAAGACCCAGCAGTGTACAAACCACTCTCccaggaagagctgcagaggaTAAAAAAcgaaaagaaacagaaacaaaatgagaggaaacagAAGATATCAGAGAATCGCAAACATTTGGCCAGTGTACGGGTTGTACAGAAGAACCTTGTCTTTGTGGTAGGGCTATCTCAGCGCCTAGCAGATCCAGAG gTGTTGAAACGACCAGAATATTTTGGGAAGTTTGGTAAAATACACAAAGTTGTCATTAATAACAGCACGTCATATGCAGGCTCACAG GGTCCAAGTGCCAGTGCATATGTAACCTACATCCGGTCAGAAGATGCCCTCAGAGCCATACAGTGTGTCAATAATGTGGTGGTAGACGGCAGAACACTTAAg gcaTCGTTAGGTACAACAAAATATTGcagttattttctaaaaaatatgCAGTGTCCAAAACCAGACTGCATGTATCTACATGAACTAGGCGATGAAGCAGCCAGTttcacaaaagaagaaatgcag GCGGGTAAGCACCAGGAATATGAACAGAAACTACTGCAAGAATTATACAAACTAAACCCCAACTTTCTCCAGTTATCTACGGGTACAGTTGACAAGAACAAGAACAAAgtgacagcactgcagag CCCTATCGATAAACCTTCAGATTCCCTCAGTATAGGAAATGGTGACAGCTCTCAGCAG ATAACAAACAGTGACACACCTTCACCACCTCCTGGTTTAACAAAACCCAATCCAGTTATACCCATCAGTTCATCTAATCACAGTGCACGGTCTCCTTTTGAAGGGGCTGTAACAGAATCACAGTCACTCTTCTCTGACAACTTCCGGCACCCTAATCCCATCCCTAGTGGGCTTCCTCCATTCCCCAGCTCTCCACAGACTTCAAGTGACTGGCCCACAGCACCAGAACCACAGAGCCTCTTCACATCAG AAACTATACCAGTATCCTCCTCCACAGACTGGCAAGcagcttttgggtttggttCCTCCAAACAGCAAGAGGACGACTTAGGGTTTGACCCCTTTGACATCACCCGCAAAGCCTTAGCAGACCTGATTGAGAAGGAACTGTCAGTCCAAGACCAACCTTCCCTTTCGCCCACATCTCTTCAGAACCCTACCCCACACACTACAACTGCCAAAGGGCCAGGCTCTGGATTCCTGCATCCTGCTGCACCCACAAATGCCAACTCTCTCAGTAGCACCTTTCCAGTCATGCCACAGAGGTTCCCACAGTTTCAGCAACATCGAGCAGTTTACAACTCCTTCAGTTTTCCAGGCCAAGCAGCTCGCTATCCTTGGATGGCCTTCCCACGCAATAGCATCATGCACTTGAACCACACAGCAAATCCCACCTCAAATAGTAATTTCTTGGACTTGAATCTCCCACCACAACACAGCACAGGTCTGGGAGGGATCCCTATATCAG GTATCCCAGCCTCCACAGGAAACAGTTTAGACACCCTTCAAGATGACAATCCTCCACATTGGCTAAAATCTCTTCAGGCCCTCACAGAGGTGGACGGCCCCAGTGCAGCGCCATCACAGACGCACCACAGTAACCCCTTCGGCACACAGATCCCTCTGCACAGAGCCAGTTGGAATCCCTACTCTCCTCCTTCAAACCCCACCAGCTTCCATTCCCCACCTCCAGGCTTTCAGACAGCCTTCAGACCCCCCAGTAAAACCCCCACAGATCTACTACAGAGCTCAGCGCTGGATCGTCAttag